From Phyllopteryx taeniolatus isolate TA_2022b chromosome 18, UOR_Ptae_1.2, whole genome shotgun sequence, the proteins below share one genomic window:
- the LOC133467912 gene encoding hornerin-like isoform X2, with amino-acid sequence MELDDDVSDNVKNDSFGHNMSGKGQQNDSYSHKSGKGQKNDSFSHDQPSQNMSGKGQQNDAFSHDQPSHNMSGKGQKNDYFSHDQPSHNMSGKGQKNDAFSHDQPSHNMSAKGQKNDAFSHDQPSHNVSGKGQKNDAFSHDQPSHNMSGKGQQNDYFSYDQPSHNMSGKGQKNDAFSHDQPSHNVSGKGQKNDAFSHDQPSHNVSGKGQKNDAFSHDQPSHNMSGKGQKNDAFSHDQPSHNMSGKGQQNDAFSHDQPSHNMSGKGQKNDSFSHDMSGKGQKNDSFSHDQPSHNMSGKGQKNDAFSHDQPSHNMSGKGQQNDYFSHDQPSHNMSGKGQKNDAFSHDQPSHNMSAKGQKNDAFSHDQPSHNMSGKGQKNDAFSHDQPSHNISGKGQQNDYFSHDQPSHNMSGKGQKNDAFSHDQPSHNMSGKGQKNDAFSHDQPSHNMSGKGQQNDYFGHDQPSHNMSGKGQKNDAFSHDQPSHNVSGKGQKNDAFSHDQPSHNVSGKGQKNDAFSHDQPSHNMSGKGQQNDAFSHDQPSHNMSGKGQKNDAFSHDQPSHNMSGKGQQNDAFSHDQSEHLQMSDDMSNSYQNDRMDDGVFTVNV; translated from the coding sequence cttcagccacgaccagccgagccacaacatgagcggcaagggccaaaagaacgactacttcagccacgaccagccgagccacaacatgagcggcaagggccaaaagaatgacgccttcagccacgaccagccgagccacaacatgagtgccaagggccaaaagaacgacgccttcagccacgaccagccgagccacaacgtgagcggcaagggTCAAAAGaatgacgccttcagccacgaccagccgagccacaacatgagcggcaagggccaacagaacgactACTTCAGctacgaccagccgagccacaacatgagcggcaagggccaaaagaacgacgccttcagccacgaccagccgagccacaacgtgagcggcaagggccaaaagaatgacgccttcagccacgaccagccgagccacaacgtgagcggcaagggccaaaagaacgacgccttcagccacgaccagccgagccacaacatgagcggcaagggccaaaagaatgacgccttcagccacgaccagccgagccacaacatgagcggcaagggccaacagaacgacgccttcagccacgaccagccgagccacaacatgagcggcaagggccaaaagaacgactccttcagccacgacatgagcggcaagggccaaaagaacgactccttcagccacgaccaaccgagccacaacatgagcggcaagggccaaaagaatgacgccttcagccacgaccagccgagccacaacatgagcggcaagggccaacagaatgactacttcagccacgaccagccgagccacaacatgagcggcaagggccaaaagaacgacgccttcagccacgaccagccgagccacaacatgagtgccaagggccaaaagaacgacgccttcagccacgaccagccgagccacaacatgagcggcaagggccaaaagaacgacgccttcagccacgaccagccgagccacaacataagcggcaagggccaacagaacgactacttcagccacgaccagccgagccacaacatgagcggcaagggccaaaagaacgacgccttcagccacgaccagccgagccacaacatgagcggcaagggccaaaagaatgacgccttcagccacgaccagccgagccacaacatgagcggcaagggccaacagaaTGACTACTTcggccacgaccagccgagccacaacatgagcggcaagggccaaaagaacgacgccttcagccacgaccagccgagccacaacgtgagcggcaagggccaaaagaatgacgccttcagccacgaccagccgagccacaacgtgagcggcaagggccaaaagaacgacgccttcagccacgaccagccgagccacaacatgagcggcaagggccaacagaacgacgccttcagccacgaccagccgagccacaacatgagcggcaagggccaaaagaacgacgccttcagccacgaccagccgagccacaacatgagcggcaagggccaacagaacgatgccttcagccacgaccagagTGAGCATCTTCAAATGTCTGATGACATGAGCAACAGCTACCAGAATGACAGAATGGATGAtggtgtgttcactgtgaatgTTTGA